From Longimicrobium sp.:
CGTAAACTTCAGCGCGTTGCCCACCAGGTTGCTGAACAATTGCAGCACGCGGCCGTAGTCCGCCGACACGGGGGGCAGGCCGTCCGGCGCGTGGCAGGAGAGCGAAACCCCACGCTCCCCGGCCAGCGGCCCGAACATCTCTTCCGCGGCGGAGGTCAGCACGCCGGGGACGATGGGGCGCCGCTGCATGGGCATTTGGCCGCTCTCGAAGGCCGCCACCTCCACCAGGTCCTGCACCAGCGCGTTCATCTGCTCGGCCGAGCGGCGGATGACGCCCACCTGCTTGCGGTCGCGGTCGTCCAGGCGCCCGCTGCCGAACTCGTCGAGCACCGTGGCCGCCAGCATCACCGCGTTGATGGGATTGCGCAGGTCGTGCGACACCACGGCCACCACCTCTTCGCGCGCGCGCACCGCCTGGCGCGCCTCCTGGTACAGCCGCGCGTTCTCCACGGCCAGCGCCGCGCGCCGGGCCACCTCTTCGGCCACGGCCAGGTCGGCGGCGTCGTACGGGGAGCCGCCCGTGCAGGCCAGCGAGATGGTGCCCAGCGTTTCGCCCTTGGCGCGGATGGGCACCACCATGGCGGAGGACAGGCCGAGCGCGACCAGCATCTCGCGGTGGCCCGTCGCGGTGCACATCCGGTCGAGCAGGCCCTCGTTCACGTCCGCCGCCAGCTCGGACCGGCCGGTACGCAGCGCCTGGACCACGGGATGGGTGGATGACTCCGGGTCTACCGGAAAGTGCCGGAGCATTCCACGCACCATCTCCTCGCGCGCGGGGTCGGCGTGCGCCACCCCCAGCGCCCGCGCCGATCCCCCGCCCTCGCGGACGTGGACGATGCAGTAGTCGGCCAGGGTGCCGGCGCAGACGCGGGCCACCTGCTGCACCACGTCGCGGTACTCCAGCGACGACGACAGCACCTCGCCCACCTCGGCCAGGAAGCGATCCGTCTCCTCGGCCCGGAGCGCCTCGGTGACATCCGTAAAGGTGAGGACGGCCGCCACGATCTCGCCGCCCGGGCCGTGCACGGGCGCGGAGCTGCACCGCAGCACGGCCTCGGCGCCGTCCTCGCGGTGGATGCGGAAGTCCTCGTCCACCACCGTTTCGCCGTCCAGGAGCGAGCGGGCCAGCGGATAGCTGACCGTGGCCACGGGGCGCCCGTCCGCGTCGAGTGCGCCGTAGCCCTCGGCGTAGTCCGCCAGGTTCACCCCGTGCGTGGGCGCGTGGCCCAGGATGGCCTCGGCCGCGGCGTTGTGGCGCACGATCCGGCCCTCGCGGGCCTCGGCGATCACCACGCCGCTGGGCATCTGCCCGATCACCGCCTCCAGGAACCCGCGCTCGCGCTCGGCGGCCTCGTGCGCGGCCTCCTCGCGGGCCAGGGCGCGCTGGCTTTCCTCGGCCCGCAGGCGCTCGCTGACGTCGCGCAGGATCCAGCGCAGCGCGGTGACGCCGCCCCCTCCGTCGTGCACGGCGGTGACGGTGCACGAAACGTCCACGGCTTCGGCGGTGCGCCGGGGGCGCAGGCGAACTTCCCAGTCGTCCACGCGGCCCAGCTGCACGGCCTGCAGCAGGCGCGAGCGGAAGTCGCGCCGGGCCTCGACGACCACGAACACGCCCAGCGGCTTTCCCG
This genomic window contains:
- a CDS encoding PAS domain S-box protein; its protein translation is MARPDAGDMRPDEWAGRQVRASRRLLDDLRARASGEGAVPDALMDEALETMLTLIEELHVGEEELRVQNEQLIAAQGDVEAERLRYLELFQQAPDAYLVTTPEGAIREANFAASALLNVPPTRISGKPLGVFVVVEARRDFRSRLLQAVQLGRVDDWEVRLRPRRTAEAVDVSCTVTAVHDGGGGVTALRWILRDVSERLRAEESQRALAREEAAHEAAERERGFLEAVIGQMPSGVVIAEAREGRIVRHNAAAEAILGHAPTHGVNLADYAEGYGALDADGRPVATVSYPLARSLLDGETVVDEDFRIHREDGAEAVLRCSSAPVHGPGGEIVAAVLTFTDVTEALRAEETDRFLAEVGEVLSSSLEYRDVVQQVARVCAGTLADYCIVHVREGGGSARALGVAHADPAREEMVRGMLRHFPVDPESSTHPVVQALRTGRSELAADVNEGLLDRMCTATGHREMLVALGLSSAMVVPIRAKGETLGTISLACTGGSPYDAADLAVAEEVARRAALAVENARLYQEARQAVRAREEVVAVVSHDLRNPINAVMLAATVLDEFGSGRLDDRDRKQVGVIRRSAEQMNALVQDLVEVAAFESGQMPMQRRPIVPGVLTSAAEEMFGPLAGERGVSLSCHAPDGLPPVSADYGRVLQLFSNLVGNALKFT